GAAAACTAACTTGTGAATCATAAACCACTTTACAtacacattatatattttcttatatcaGTCATGCAACATTATATATACTCTCTAGcttccatatatataatatatgttatgTACTTCTTTGTTGTCTTGTGTTCTGAATCATTGAACGATCATGTTAGGAGCAATTGTCTCCTTCAGAAATTTATTGTTGACGACATCCGATgtcttaaaaatataaataattatgtttggTAAACTATCTTAATTtgcttttcttgatttcttcgGTCGCAAGTTGGTCAGAGtgaatatttattatttttaagtataaaaaatttagtcaATTGGGGCTAAATTAATTGGTCGTATAGACTGGAAAGTGAGTCTGATGAGGAACAATTAGCGGGAAATACGCTTCTGCACGATTCTACctgacaaaaaccaaaactaatcaatctttaaaaacaaaaaataagttaGCAGAGGTGAAGAAGGAGAGCTTGTCATGTCTTTGTCAGTAACCTTCGTGCTTCCATGTTTCAAAGCCTCTTCGAGCTTGTAATTGTAAACCACACGTGtggtttattgtttttgttttcttttcaaatttaagtttaattttcagatatttcttttttttgtgtgtgtgttaggAACACATGACAGGAGATATGatgtaacatttttatttaaacaaaaaaaagatctgCATCACTGCATGTAGTGTATTTTGTCGTGTGTCAATTAATTCTTATAGTTGTACAATTTTAATTCTGGCCCAAACATGATTGATGACTTGTTAATGACACATATTTACCATATTccattataattattttttttcattatacaGTTTCATAATAATACATTTCAATTTTCGGTTACCAAAAAACACCATTACACATTTCAACACAAAATTTATACTATCATACGATTATATAGACAATCTCGTTTCCGTCAGCCTCCTTGTGGATCTTGAATGTTCAATCCACACCTCCACATTTTGTAAGTAAGATCTTGAAACTCCTTCTTCAAACCTCGATCTATCTGATTAATAATGAGCGTAATAAAACGATTTTCTCAAATGAATCTAGTACCATCCATGCTACTGAGTCTCTTGTTACGCACTATACGCAGTCGTCTCATCTCCTTCTCGCTGGAGGATATCACTATCAGCATTTCTCTCCTTGAGTTTTACTTTGGTTCTATCAATTCACCTCATTAGTTGTGATACAACTCATAGTTATctcttttaataaaatgttatattagccttttttggtgtgtttttgagattttcatTGTACAATgtacacctttttttttatttggtgtAAAGTttaacattaaaccaaaaaaaaaaaggatatagACAAAATTACATGTCAACATTTTTGTGTCCTTGAGCATTCTAGAACGACGAGAAAGAATCAACCAGGACCGAGTCCCTTTACTTaccaatctctctcttcaatACACGCCAACGAAGACTTAGCTGGCTTTTTATCCACATGTGCATTGCATTGACCAAGTCTCTGTCACAGCTCCCATTTTCTCCACGTGGCACCCATTAATGTCTCATTCTCGACTTCATATACCACAGCCCCGTGACCAATGAATTTCCTCAAACTGAGATTTTATTACAGACAGATCTGtgtacttttattttattaccaCTAGACGTGTCCACTGCGTGTACTGTACCGagtaacaaaaagagaaaataaaaaaggaatgagaacacacaacaaatcaaattatagCTTTTATTTCGTCACacctttctttttatttagttaaggaaaatgagaaaattatCCAATATTGAATGTTTCTAAAGCAGATATTAAAATACGCGGTCAAAATTCTCGCTTTATAAAcacatctcttcttcttctagctttcatcaatcatcatcatcactctctctcaatccaacaaagaaaaaaaaagtcttcttctttttttacaagTCTGAGAATTTtctacagaaacaaaaatctgatTGTTTTTCCCACTTTGCATCTGTTTTGAGGATGCCAGCTACGGATTTTCAAGGATCATTTGGAAGGTCGTTGCTAAGTTTACGGCGAGACCAAGTTGACTCATCAACAGTCGTCTCCGGAAGTAGTAGCCACCACGAGCCAAGCACCATGGAGGTTGAGCTAGATTCGTTTCAAAGACAAGTCGCTGAGAAATTCATCGATCTCAACGCTTCTTCAAACGACCTTCTCTCTCTCGAATGGATCGGAaagcttcttgattctttcCTCTGTTGTCAAGAAGAGTTTCGAGCTATCGTATTCAACCACCGATCTCAGATCTCTAAATCTCCGATGGACCGTTTGATTTCAGATTACTTCGAACGGAGCATCAAAGCTCTAGATGTCTGTAACGCCATCCGCGACGGTATCGAACAGATCCGTCAATGGGAGAAACTTGCCGATATTGTGATCTCTGCTTTAGATAGTCACCGTCCGATCGGAGAAGGTCAGCTCCGGCGAGCTAAGAAAGCTCTGATTGATTTAGCAATCGGAATGCTTGACGAGAAAGATCATCCTTCTGGAACCAATCTAGCTCATCGTAACCGTTCATTCGGAAGAGTCAAAGACAGTCACCACCGTTCGATTGGTCATTTCAGATCTCTTTCTTGGAGTGTTTCAAGATCATGGTCAGCTTCTAAGCAGTTACAAGCTTTAGCGAGTAACTTGGCAACGCCTCGACCAAACGATGTCGTTGCTAGCAATGGTTTAGCTGTACCGGTTTACACAATGACTTCggttttgctttttgtgaTGTGGGTTTTGGTAGCTGCGATTCCTTGTCAAGACCGTGGATTGCAAGTTAACTTCTTTGTGCCTAGGCATTTCCAATGGGCAGCTCCGGTTATGTCGTTGCACGATAAGATTGTTGAGGAATCTAAGAGAAGAGATAGGAAGAATTGTTGTGGTTTGCTTAAGGAGATTGATAGGATTGAGAAGAGTTCGAGGTTGATGAATGAATTGATCGATTCGATTCATTTCCCGTTGAATGATGACAAGGAAGTTGAGGTGAAACAGAGAGTTGATGAGCTTGTTCAAGTTCGTGAAGCTTTGAGAAATGGTTTGGATCCGTTTGAGAGGAAAGTAAGAGAAGTTTTCCATCGGATTGTGAGAAGCAGAACTGAGAGTCTTGATTCTCTTTGATCTTGCACATGTTTGTCTGAATATGATGAATGATtcatgtttggattttttgttttgtttttgtttttctctatttatcctttttgatcacttgtaaaaaagaaactcaaagagTGTAGAAGTGTCATCTTCTCTTTGTGATGCTGATAGTGATTCTGTTCTTCTTTGTGTAGCTACTTGCTTAGATTGAAGTTATTTTTTCAATGAACAGTTGTATCAAATACTTCATTGAATTTGAAAGATTACattcaagaaacaaatgaaTCTTTATTTAGAGAAGAGGTTCAACTAAAGGGTCTGTTTTACAATTCAAATGAAGCACATACAAAATCTAGACATAACCTTAAATTTCTCATCTAATCTTCACAATCTTCTGCTGGCTTGAGTCCAGCTTCATGTTTGTGACGTCCTACTTTATTTCTTGCAAGTGATTCTTCCTGCAAATAGAGCTCAAATGAAATCCAAATAAATGATTAGGGATTAGAACAGAACAAACATTTGTTGTAGACAGTATTCACGGTTTGCCTCAGACATAAGTGATATTCATCACTGAAAAATCTGATAATACGTGCAATTGTTTAGGCACATCATTGGCAAAACCAACTAAATACCCAagcaaaaaaatgttaaataatgAGCAAAGGATTCTTAGTTATGTGCATCAGAGAGATTCCCATCTAGACATTAGTCATCATTATAGAACTTCTGATGTCCCTGTCTATTCATCGTCACTTGCACTAGTCAAAAGACACCAAAAGAGTATCAAAACgaagcaaaacagaaaatacTAGATCAAAGTTGATAAACAGTCTGTGAGATATGCATCAGAGAGATTCCCATCTAGACATTAGTCATCATTCTCATCTCCTAACAAGGAGATTCTGATGTCCCTGTCTTTTCATCATCACTTGCATAAATCAGgcaaccaaatcaaatcagaAGCTAGAAGAGctaccaaaaccaaatcattaaTAAGCTCAAAGATCACAGTAAAATAAGAGAAACCAGATGtgtaaagagagagaaaaaatgcCTCagagttgatttttttttcgtagAGACGCATCTCTCAAAGTATATTTAACACCATCACAggcatcaaaatcaaaatatacataacaaaaacaaccaaaaaacttgcaaaaagatcaaatctcaaaacattaacatGGGTCAATTCTAGGGTTTATCAAGAAGTGATAAATAGACGTATTTAAGAAGAGAGGCGGAGCTAATTAGGGCAGAGACAAGTCAAAGATATTAATGGGCTTTCTACTTTGGCCCAACGAATACACATGTTaatcaattaacaaaaaacgGTTTGGTTTTGTCGGTTTTTAAGGCAATTGAATTAACAAAACCGGTTTGGTTAAACCTTTGTCTCTCTCTAGCACAGAAGCACACAATTCCGTTGGTCGACGTCTTAAGTTTCCCAGCGAAATAAAAGGTTGTCCCTTCGTCTGCTTCTGTGAGCTTTCTCTCTGTTCCACCATTAATCTTTCCCCTTTTTCTCTTATTCAAACttttcttcctccttcttcttcctcgggACAAATCTTTTTGGtgcctttttttctttctttcctcctccatgatctttctcttctttgtgaCTTTCGCCTCCTCTGTGCTCATTTTCATGaattcttctcttgtttcgACGCAAACAcccatttttgtttcctctgtttctgctGCGAAAGAcccctttttaaaaaaaaaacatcttccGTTACAGTGAATTTTGTTGTCTAGAGATAGACTCTGTGTCCGAATTTAGACGTCCCCCATCTTCAAAGATTggtgctcttcttcttcttttaaaacaagtttcatcattttctcaaTAGGGAGAAATATACAATCAATTCCTTCCAATAAGTAGAATTTTATCAGGTGATTGAAGTGAGTATTCGAAGAAAATGTTTAGTCTTTagaatattttcattgttGGTTATGGGATTTTGATGCTGTATTGGTTTTGAACAGGGGATGGGAAGGGTTAAGTTGAAGATTAAAAGACTTGAGAGCACAAGCAACAGGCAAGTTACATACACGAAGAGAAAAAATGGGATTTTGAAGAAAGCCAAAGAGTTATCGATTTTGTGTGATATTGATATTGTCCTTCTTATGTTTTCCCCTACCGGAAGAGCTACTGCTTTCCATGGAGAACACAGGtataattatcaaaatcattcttatgttttgttgttcttttatCATCTTTAGTTCTGTGTTTAAATGCATCATATCTCCATTTTTGATGCATTGTGTAATCTTCTCATTGCTCTTCTATCACAAAAAAGGTTTCactgattttggtttaggaaCTGAAAGTTTTTATAAGGATTTAGTTTGAATGGTGAGTGTATTTAGAAGATCACAGATAAGGGGTATTTTGACCAGTTGGTTTAGTTGGGAGCTTTTGGCTTTGGGAGAGATTAGAGACTCTAAAACAGAgcctagttttttttttatagtttccTTTCTGTTATCAGTTCTTAGATAATGTTCTTCGTGAGTGATTTGGCTTCCTGAATCTCTCAGAGGGATGAGAGATTGAGGTTCTGTATTCAAGTTTTTAGCAATATACTGATTTTAGTCTTAACTTGGCTTTTGTGTAGTTGCATTGAAGAGGTTATTTCCAAGTTTGCGCAATTAACTCCACAAGAAAGGACAAAAAGGTATGGTAAGCATTatgttgaaaatttaaattactATCAATCCTGATGTAATTTTGTGTTATGAACCTAAATTGaagtctctttcttttaatattacaGGAAACTGGAGAGCCTTGAAGTAAAGACATAAAAACTCACTGTGTATATcatcaacttttgtttttttttgaaacacaAATTTGAGCTGATTTGTTTTGCTCAATTGCAGGCattgaagaaaacttttaagaaaCTGGATCATGATGTAAATATACATGACTTTTTAGGAGCAAGGTACTTGCCGTGAGTTCTTACTATTAATAACCATATTTTGTCATTGTAAGCCTCTCACATATCTGAGATGTTGTCTTCTTTATCCTGCAGGAATCAAACTATTGAGGTATGGATCGACCATCTTCGGTTCATGAATTTTCTTGGATActttttaatctctttgaGTCAAATTGCTAAAGTCTGTGTTAACATTACCACACGACAGGGTCTAAGTAACCAAGTAGCCATTTACCAAGCTCAGCTAATGGAGTGTCATAGGAGGTTGAGGTGTGAAAATTTATAGTATCTTGAGTTATaaagtttttgctttttgaaATATAGTTTCAATCATATTTgagtctttttcttctaatggCTGTTTTCAGTTGTTGGACGAACATCGATAGAATAGAAAACACTGAGCACCTCGATTTATTGGAAGAATCATTGAGGAAATCCATTGAAAGAATCCAGATTCACAAGGTGCgttatcatattttctttttctcgaTCATACAGACCTAAGACTCAGGATTCATTTCAGTTTCCTGAAcccatataaattttgtttacaaaagaTGTTTCCATTCATTTTGCAGGAACATTACAGAAAGAACCAACTCTTGCCAATAGAATGTGCAACAACACAGGTTATAACCATTTTGTCGCCTTTcccctctctttctctttgtctctCCTCAGGACATATTCTTAACCAGGCCAAAGCCTTTTACTGCAGTTTCACAGCGGGATACAGTTGCCTATGGCGATGGGAGGTAATAGTAGTATGCAAGAAGCTCACTCCATGTCTTGGCTTCCTGATAATGATCACCAGCAAACAATCTTACCTGGTGATTCCAGTTTTCTTCCCCATAGGTAAGAGTATAATAAAGTCACAGTTTCAAAAACcttttcattataaaaatgCTCACTCAAGTACTGGTTTCAAACAGAGAGATGGATGGTTCGATTCCCGTTTACTCAAGCTGCTTCTTTGAGTCTACGAAACCAGAAGATCAGATATGCAGCAACCCGGGACAACAGTTTGAGCAGTTAGAACAACAAGGAAACGGTTGTTTGGGGTTACAACAACTTGGAGAGGAATATTCATATCCTACACCGTTTGGTACTACTTTGGGAATggaagaagatcaagagaaaaagataaaatctgAAATGGAATTGAACAACTTgcaacaacagcaacagcaacaacaacaacaacaacaacaagatccTTCAATGTATGATCCCATGGCTAATAATAATGGTGGCTGCTTTCAGATTCCTCATGATCAGTCCATGTTTGTcaatgatcatcatcatcatcatcaccaccatcatcaaAATTGGGTTCCAGATTCAATGTTTGGTCAGACTTCTTACAACCAGGTTTGTGTGTTCACACCTCCATTGGAACTATCTAGGTAGATGATACACCAAACTGAATATGTCTCTGTATCTTTGGTGATTGCAGCAACCGAACTAACTCAAGACATGGCTCATGTATGTATGATGACTGGACTTATGTCTGACCAAGGACTAGTTTGAGCCATTGCCTACAATGTctaagataaatatatatatgtagacaGCGAGAGAGTGTGTGTACATGTTTTTGTATGTGTGAGCTTGTGTCATATACTCAGGGGAGTTTTAGGCATTTGTGTATAAGAGATGTTGTCTAGGAACCGTATATTACCTTTAACAAGAATGATAAGTATATcaatatattaatgtttttataggTGTTGGCCAATATATTGTTTGAGACCAAATGGATTGAattttaagattaaaaaaaggaatttatATAATACTGTATAACAAAGGTGCCTCCATTGTGACGGTGATAAACACATGAACCATTGATAGATTGATCTCGGTGATGATTTTTTCACCAGAATCGACGCTCGAACGGTTATTGACATGTGGCTAGGATGGAGTCCAACAAAAATTTCTATAACAACAAGCGGTGATATATTGGGCTCTTTTTGAGCCTTTAATGTTTCTGGGGCTTTATGTATAGCCCATGTAAGATTTGGTTATGGTTAATAACTTAATAATATCTATTCTTGTgacaaaccctaaatccaatCTActgtcctttttttttttttttttttagtatgtacataattttttttaatctaatccTAATTTacacataataattaaattaatcgacattttttttttttgaatatcaagAGATTCTGGGCCGAAGCTCTTAATCCTCCAGGCCCGAAACAAGAGCATGTAAACTCCAGAAACTATCAGATTTAATTATACGCAATTTATGCGATTGTGATGAACGAACCCATGAACAACTCCACGATGTGCAACTCTCTCCGTAACATTGTCATCTCTTACCTAACGATTCTtacttatatatgttttaccTACGATGGACAATCTTATCTCTATAGGGAAGACTAAAACGAACGGTTCTGCTTGCAGCATTCTGGGACTTTTGATTAGTATGCCAAACTAGTTTATtgaaaaagttaattaattatattaaccAACCCAAAATGACGTTATTAGCTCATTTGATCCATGTTTTggattgttgacaaaaaaaaaaatcttaaaagagCGTTACGAATGAGAATACATCGGCAAATATGCAATACAAGACTGGAAAAGAATATATTTGTagttttccaaaatttaagagaaaaggaaaagaataCTATAGAAAATACGAAAATTAGAATAATTATCCCTAAATTCAATctacagattttgtttctaaactatttcattttttctaaaatttaattaattatattaactaattttaaaaaggcATTACAAAGAAGGTTTGACccgatatttaatttaaaattgttaacaaAGAGCTTTACGAATGAGGTTACATCGGAAAATACACGGGTATAAAACGGAAAAAGACTCCGGCGACAGCATCAAACTAGTTCATTGATCTTCACATGGCAACTTGAAACGACACAGTGGACAGTCATGATTAGTCTCAAACCACGTTAGGACACACTCATCGTCAAATTCATGTCCGCAAGGTAAAGTCATAACTTTTGTTCCATCGTTAAACTCTTCCAAACAAATTGTGCACCTTTCAGTAGAACTAGTGGTCTTCTTGTATATTTTCCTGGCTAAAGAATTGACCACGAGCTTGTTTGCGGGTCTCAAACTGATATTATTGGTCTCCTCCAAGGAGGCTCGAACCGCTTCTTCAATTTGATCCTCTTCTTCACTCAAatcctcttcttcaatctcataCTCTTCTTCGATCGGTTCATCATTAGGAAAAATAAGCAAGGACACAAGCAAATCATCCCCCGGAGAATAGTCACCTCTTGCGGGATTAGTTACTGCAACAACATAGAAAATTAGCTCAAATATCGCAGTACCCCATTCCATATCGTAATCGTTAATTAGCTCTGAATCCTCCAAGAAAtaatgtaatttttgtttggtgggAAACTGATTGTTTTCTTCGTTGAGGAATTCTTCGATAAACGATGTATCAGTAAATGTGTAGTCGTAACCGTCGATATTTGCATTCACTGAGAGTGTGCCAGCGTTTTCTGGTTGATGATTGCGTATGATATTGTGGTAGAAATCTATTCTCATGattgattgaagaaaaaagaagatgatgaaaaataaaataagaaatcaaaatgttgATGGAATTTGTGTCTGGCGTTTATGTTGTTGTCACAACGTTATTTATAGAGGATTCTGcatgcattttatttttttgatggGGTCGGcaacatatttattattttccatttttaaatACTAGAAATCtgatttaacttttaattaaataattatactAACTAACGGCGTTACTACGCTTGTTTGACACATACAATTGTTGACAAAACCGGAAAAAGGTGTTTTGCATCGGCAAATACAAAACGGAAAAAGACCCCGGCGACAACACCACGCACTAGTTCATTGATCTTCACATGGCAACTTGAAACGACACAGGGGACAATCGTGATTGGTCTCAAACCAGTTTAGGACACATTCATCGTCAAAGTCATGTCTACCATATATTACGACGTTACAAGAATgataaatatatcaatatgttaatgtttttatagGTGTTGGCCAAAATATTGTTTGAGCCAAAAGAATTGAattttaagattaaaaaagagtttatatGATACTGTCTAACAAAGATTCCTCCATCGTGATGGTGGTAAACACATGAACCATTGATCGATTCATCTCGGTGATGATTTTTTCACCAGAATCGACGCTCAAACGGTTATTGACATGTGGCTAAGATGGAGTCCGACGAAaatttcttcaacaacaagCGGTGATATATTGAGCTCTTTTTGGGCCTTTAATGTTTCTGGGGCTTTATGTATAGCCCATGTAAGATTTGGTTGTGGTTAATAATTTCTACTTTTGTgacaaaccctaaatccaatTTAcagtctttttgtttttgtttttaaatatgtacatagattttttttaatctaatcttAAATTACACATTATGATCAAACTATCAGATTTAACTATACGCAACTCATGCGATTATGATGTACGAATCCACAAACAACTCCACGATGTGCAACTCTCTCTCTAACATAGTGATCTCCTACCTAACGATTCTTTATGGTGGATCATACCTACGATGAACGATCTTATTCTTACCTAAGACGGACGATTCTGCTTGCAACATTATGAGACTTCCGATTAGTATGCCAAAATAGTTAATTagaaaaagttaattaattatattaatcaatttataaaGGTATTCCtaactcatttgacccatttttgggtttttgaccaaaaaatcCTTAAGAGCGTTACGAACAAGGTTACATCGGTAAATACGCAATACAAAATGAGAAACGAATATGTTGTagttttccaaaatttaagaaaaaaggaaagtaaTAGTATAGAAAATCCGAAAATTAGAATAATTGACCTAAATCCAATCTACAGATTTTGTTGctaaactaatttattttttctaaaatttaattaattatattaattaactttaaaaaagcATTACAAAGAAGGTTTGACCCGATATTGTTAACAAAGAGCGTTAGGAACGAGGTTACATCGGAAAATACACGGATACAAAACGGAAAAAGACTCATGCGACGGCATCAAACTAGTTCATTGATATGGCAACTTGAAACGACAGAGGGGGCAACTGTGATTGGTCTCAAACCACTTTAGGACACACTCATCGTCAAAGTCATGTCCACAAGGTAAAGTAACaactcttcttccttcactAAACTCTTCCAAACAAATTATGCACATTTCACCAGTAGAACTAGTGGTCATCTTGTATATCTTCCTGGCTAAAGACTTGACCACGAGCTTGCTTGCGGGCCTCAAACTAATATTATTGGTCTCCTCCAACGAGGCTCGAACCGCTTCTTCCATCTGATACTCTTCTCCAATTGGAATCGCGTCTCCAATCTGAAAGGTAGGAATAAGACGCAAGGACACTAGCAACTCATCTCCCGTAGAATAGTTACTACGATCACATACTGCAATAGCATATTCACTTAGCATTATTAGTGCAAATATGGTATCGTCGTCGCCGATTCCTGAACTTTATTAGTGCAAATATGGTATCGTCGTCGCCGATTCCTGATTCCATTAAGAAGTAATTGAAGTATTCTTTGCATCGACACTCATCGTTATCTTCGTCAAGGAATTGTTCGGCAAAAGATGAACCAGTAAACGTGGGATTGTAACCGTCGATCTTTGCATTTACTGTGATTGTGCCCTCGTTTTCTGGTTGAGGATTGCGTATGATACTGTggctaaaatatattttcatgattgattgaagaatgaagatgatgatgaaaaaagaagaagtaagaacTCAAACTTCTAAAATGGTTCTTGTGTGTTTATGTTGTTGTCACAGACGTTATTTGTAGAGGATTCTACTACGTTTGTTATATTGGTGGGATTTGGaatcatattatttattataggGTCTTTTGCAAAAGTAACCATTGTggaaaaagttattaaatttttaacatcataatctgacaaaagaaataagtacaataaagttattaaatttttaacatcatAATCTGACAAAAGAAGTAAGTAACACCAGTGGTATCTAAAAAGACTATTTTGTCCTTAGTGTCTAATACTTCAATTTCTATACTATTTGGAAGGTTTTATGAATAGGCACATTTTTGCTCTTGCTTTATTAATATAGACTCATTTCTCTGATCTCTGTAAACGTTTCTTCCACTAACATTCTCCAATGATCccaataaatcaaattaaatgagaatTTTGATGGAAGAAATTTAAATgagaagattttcttttggaaagattccatttttttttgttattatcttatttatttttcatttttaaaatacataaatctGATTtgcctttctttttttttaatcacaatATTGGATTGGGAAAGAAAAACTCTGGGtagaataaaattaaataaaaaagcatTGACGTGGGTTGCAACCAGAGAAAAGTGATGACGTGTCATGTCGTGATTGGCTGAATATTATTgacgaaagaagaaaaaaacgcTGTGTCTATCTCtcgactctctctctctctggcgATGGCTATCAAACCGGAGATTTCTGTCTCCACAGCCGCTCCATCGTGCGAACCGAGGTTAACCTACTCGGAGATTTACGACTCCGAGTCGGAGAGTAATCGTTGAAGAGAGCAATGAGTGCCACGGCCATATCACTTCTCTCGCCGTTCAAGCTCAGTCTCGCCGCTCAGGCTGCTATGGAACATGTTAGTCAATCTTTAAATTTCGTATTTGTTTGCAGTCAATAAGCAGAATCATTTCGGGTCTCTGATTCTCCATATTTTGCATATGCAGACACCAGTCTTGTGGTCTCATGGCATTGATGAAAAGGCTGTACTATTCGAAGCTGGTCAAGCAgctcttccttttcttcaacAAGCTGGTTTGACTTATGAATTCAAGGTATGAAATagttatcaaatcaaatactcATGTTTGATAATATAACAGAGCAGAGAATTCAGATACTGATCCTCAGATTTGATGTTATTAGCATACTTTGTGAATCATTTACGGATATGCAAAAGTCATGTGTTTGATCTGTCCTCAGATTTGCTAATGTTACAGTTTGGAGTTGTGTCCTGAGCTAGAGAATGTCTGTCCCGGAGTTGTGTCCTCTGCTTCTTTGTGGACTGTATCCTACAGAGACAAATTGCATTTAAGACTTTGATAACTGCAATGTGTTTCTCTTTCACTGGCTGTTGAAAGCAGAAAGCCAAGAGTTGGAGCTAGTTGGATAATGTGTTCCTTACTATGTTCTGCATATGCATTTTAACAAGTGCCTTTTTGTTATATGAAGGACTTGTTGAGATTAAGAGAAGAGTATGTAGAAGAAGGCTGAAGAAGGTGATGAACATGATTCTCCAATAGAAAGTGTGGAGGAGAGCCAGCTGGAGTGGGCGTCGAATCAGTGTTCCCCTTGTAAGTAACTTCAAGCTTGTGCAACGACTTTAATAGCCTATCTCTGTGCAATGTTGTTCATTGGTTGTAATGTCTCTAGTACTCTCTTGATTGATTGTacattttcaatgttttgtaCTGAGTAAAAGCAAACATATATGcattgttttacaaaatttaaatttgtttaagaaCCCCACCATTGGAGAAGACAAAACTT
This sequence is a window from Arabidopsis thaliana chromosome 1 sequence. Protein-coding genes within it:
- a CDS encoding acyl thioesterase-like protein, yielding MSATAISLLSPFKLSLAAQAAMEHTPVLWSHGIDEKAVLFEAGQAALPFLQQAGLTYEFKIC